One Motacilla alba alba isolate MOTALB_02 chromosome 15, Motacilla_alba_V1.0_pri, whole genome shotgun sequence DNA segment encodes these proteins:
- the CABP7 gene encoding calcium-binding protein 7: MPFHPVTAALMYRGIYTVPNILAEQRPVEIPEDELEEIREAFKVFDRDGNGFISKQELGTAMRSLGYMPNEVELEVIIQRLDMDGDGQVDFEEFVTLLGPKLSTSGIPEKFHGTDFDTVFWKCDMQKLTVDELKRLLYDTFCEHLSMKDIENIIMTEEESHMGTAEECPVDVETCSSQQIRQTCVRKSLICAFAIAFIISVMLIAANQVLRSGMK, encoded by the exons ATGCCTTTCCACCCGGTGACGGCGGCGTTGATGTACCGGGGGATCTACACCGTCCCCAACATCCTCGCCGAGCAGCGCCCCGTGGAGATTCCCGAGGATGAGCTGGAGG AGATCCGGGAAGCCTTCAAGGTGTTCGACCGCGATGGCAACGGGTTCATCtccaagcaggagctgggcacggCCATGCGCTCCCTGGGGTACATGCCCAACGAGGTGGAGCTGGAGGTCATCATCCAGCGCCTCGACATGGACG GTGACGGGCAGGTGGACTTTGAGGAGTTTGTGACATTGCTGGGGCCCAAGCTCTCCACCTCGGGCATCCCGGAGAAGTTCCACGGCACCGACTTCGACACCGTCTTCTGGAAG TGTGACATGCAGAAGCTGACGGTGGACGAGCTGAAGCGGCTGCTGTACGACACCTTCTGCGAGCACCTGTCCATGAAGGACATCGAGAACATCATCATGACGGAGGAGGAGAGCCACATGGGCACGGCCGAGGAGTGCCCCGTCGACGTGGAGA cctgctccagccagcagaTCCGCCAGACCTGCGTGCGGAAGAGCCTCATCTGCGCCTTCGCCATCGCCTTCATCATCAGCGTGATGCTCATCGCCGCCAACCAGGTGCTGCGCAGCGGGATGAAGTAA